In Streptomyces sp. NBC_01717, one DNA window encodes the following:
- a CDS encoding (2Fe-2S)-binding protein, with the protein MEQAGAASVGGFFALRRTPVPGGAHRSLALLYAGETAPLTARIDTVAARLRTPERRVAASVAHLGLAARLWSIALGPAVLSGRFPDLTPAALHWDPQHSAPDDLWLDSADTLPGTADRIRECVQYGHLVPLAAAVQRDGHIAPRLLWGNAGSALAGALRELITWARAHHRPDAAHRARTLAAELFDHPDLRTTGTPHTPAFRRNSCCLYYRCPGAGLCGDCVLDRRPGSRSGTEPFT; encoded by the coding sequence ATGGAGCAGGCCGGGGCGGCGTCGGTGGGCGGATTCTTCGCCCTGCGCAGAACACCGGTGCCCGGCGGCGCGCACCGCTCGCTCGCCCTCCTGTACGCGGGGGAGACGGCACCGCTCACGGCCCGCATCGACACCGTTGCCGCCCGGCTCCGTACCCCCGAGCGCAGGGTCGCCGCGTCCGTCGCGCACCTGGGGCTGGCCGCCCGCCTCTGGTCGATCGCCCTGGGACCGGCCGTCCTCTCCGGCCGCTTCCCGGATCTCACCCCGGCGGCACTCCACTGGGATCCGCAGCACTCCGCGCCGGACGACCTGTGGCTCGACTCCGCGGACACGCTCCCGGGCACCGCGGACCGCATCCGCGAGTGCGTCCAGTACGGCCATCTCGTACCGCTCGCGGCGGCGGTCCAGCGGGACGGACACATCGCACCCCGGCTGCTGTGGGGCAATGCGGGTTCGGCCCTGGCCGGAGCGCTGCGCGAGCTGATCACCTGGGCCCGGGCCCACCATCGCCCCGACGCAGCGCACCGGGCCCGCACCCTGGCCGCCGAACTCTTCGACCACCCGGACCTGCGGACCACCGGGACTCCGCACACCCCGGCATTCCGCAGGAACAGCTGTTGCCTCTACTACCGGTGCCCGGGCGCCGGCCTCTGCGGAGACTGCGTCCTCGACCGCCGGCCAGGATCACGCTCCGGGACAGAACCGTTCACGTGA
- the lepB gene encoding signal peptidase I, with protein MTEAEVGARDSSDAEGEPPAEQRPRKNERQSFWVELPLLIGIALVLALLIKTFLAQAFSIPSDSMQNTLQRGDRVLVDKLTPWFGAQPERGEVVVFHDPDNWLPSDPTSHANPVQEVLSFIGLMPSADEKDLIKRVIGVGGDTVECKGTGPVKVNGQALDEPYVFPGNTPCSSDAEFKITVPQGHIWVMGDHRQASADSRYHRNKPGGGAVPVDDVVGRAFTVVWPVDRWDWLSVPDTFEQ; from the coding sequence GTGACAGAAGCAGAGGTCGGAGCGCGCGATTCGAGCGACGCAGAGGGCGAGCCCCCTGCCGAGCAGCGCCCTCGGAAGAATGAACGACAGTCTTTTTGGGTGGAGTTGCCCCTGCTCATCGGTATTGCGCTGGTGCTGGCGCTGCTCATCAAGACGTTTCTGGCCCAAGCCTTCTCGATCCCCTCGGACTCCATGCAGAACACGCTGCAGCGCGGGGACCGTGTGCTGGTCGACAAGCTCACGCCCTGGTTCGGGGCGCAGCCGGAGCGGGGGGAGGTCGTGGTCTTCCACGACCCGGACAACTGGCTGCCGTCCGACCCGACTTCGCACGCCAACCCGGTGCAGGAAGTGCTGTCCTTCATCGGCCTGATGCCGTCGGCGGACGAGAAGGACCTGATCAAGCGCGTGATCGGGGTGGGGGGAGACACCGTCGAGTGCAAGGGCACCGGCCCGGTCAAGGTGAACGGCCAGGCCCTCGACGAGCCCTATGTCTTCCCCGGCAACACCCCCTGCAGCTCGGATGCCGAATTCAAGATCACTGTTCCGCAGGGACACATCTGGGTGATGGGGGACCACCGCCAGGCATCGGCGGACTCGCGCTACCACCGGAACAAGCCGGGTGGCGGTGCGGTACCCGTCGACGACGTGGTGGGACGTGCGTTCACCGTCGTCTGGCCGGTCGACCGATGGGACTGGCTGTCCGTCCCCGACACCTTCGAGCAGTAG
- a CDS encoding DMT family transporter yields the protein MVYMSFLALSVLLSLISAVAYAAGAIVQERVATAGDGRSFAPLRNRVWWVAVALNGVGAVLHVVALAYGPLSLVQPLGALTIVFALPMAALFARRRARATAWRGAIMATVGLAGLLALTGNKESHTLGGSEQLMLATVTFGGVALLLLIAKGMRPPVVRSVVLAAAAGVAFGIASVFTKTVAMQWASGSVGAGMPALVVIAALASAGLLLSQSAYRGAGLTAPLATVTVVNPVIASAVGITLFGEQFQHGTAGAFLALACGVAAGGGLIMLMTERLGTEQREGQQVLPAGPDAPAVAAEGAGGAAEAEPALVVSPEPGRATAVAVGAAPPAAAAETLPAPLPLTVTVPLERRRVGQVDFGSAQQPRTGSGRRGAFSAEDGQAGGPLELHRTVQTLTPPARR from the coding sequence GTGGTGTACATGAGCTTCCTTGCACTGTCCGTGCTGCTGTCACTGATCTCCGCGGTCGCCTACGCGGCCGGGGCGATAGTCCAGGAGCGCGTCGCCACGGCCGGAGACGGCCGTTCGTTCGCCCCTCTGCGCAACCGCGTCTGGTGGGTGGCGGTGGCGTTGAACGGTGTGGGTGCGGTGCTGCACGTGGTGGCGCTGGCGTACGGCCCGCTCAGCCTGGTGCAGCCGCTCGGCGCGCTGACGATCGTCTTCGCCCTGCCGATGGCTGCGCTCTTCGCACGCCGCCGGGCCAGGGCGACCGCCTGGCGTGGTGCGATCATGGCGACCGTCGGTCTGGCGGGTCTGCTCGCCCTGACCGGCAACAAGGAGTCGCACACCCTGGGCGGCTCCGAGCAGCTTATGCTCGCGACCGTGACGTTCGGTGGCGTGGCGCTGCTCCTCCTGATCGCGAAGGGCATGCGGCCACCGGTGGTACGGAGTGTGGTCCTGGCCGCGGCCGCCGGTGTCGCTTTCGGTATCGCGTCGGTCTTCACGAAGACGGTGGCGATGCAGTGGGCGTCCGGTTCGGTCGGCGCGGGGATGCCCGCGCTTGTGGTCATAGCGGCTCTGGCGTCGGCCGGGCTGCTGCTGTCGCAGTCCGCGTACCGGGGCGCCGGCCTGACCGCACCGCTGGCGACAGTGACCGTGGTGAACCCGGTGATCGCCTCGGCAGTCGGCATCACGTTGTTCGGTGAGCAGTTCCAGCACGGCACGGCGGGCGCGTTCCTGGCACTTGCCTGCGGTGTGGCTGCCGGGGGCGGGCTGATCATGCTGATGACGGAACGGCTGGGCACGGAGCAGCGCGAAGGACAGCAGGTGCTCCCGGCCGGTCCGGATGCCCCGGCGGTTGCCGCGGAGGGCGCCGGAGGCGCTGCGGAGGCCGAGCCCGCGCTGGTCGTTTCTCCTGAGCCCGGAAGGGCCACGGCCGTGGCCGTCGGGGCAGCCCCGCCCGCCGCTGCCGCAGAAACGCTTCCGGCACCGCTCCCGCTGACTGTCACGGTGCCGCTGGAGCGGCGGCGGGTGGGGCAGGTCGACTTCGGCTCCGCACAGCAGCCGCGCACCGGTTCGGGACGACGAGGTGCGTTTTCCGCCGAGGACGGTCAGGCCGGCGGTCCCCTGGAGCTGCACCGGACCGTTCAGACGTTGACGCCGCCCGCCCGGAGGTAG
- a CDS encoding transglycosylase family protein, with protein MAANGRHRRYQPSRINRASLTVTVGGAGIALPLVTAASAGAASADVWDKVAACESTGNWHINSGNGYFGGLQFTRSTWAAYSGTVYAPRADLATREQQITVAEKVLEGQGPGAWPTCSVRAGLKRGGGAPDITPRSERAGGPVDASSATTSTPKKANPKANRTSAPATPTTVPGKRDSYTVARGDSLSGIAATEHVRGGWQRLYTANRKVVGDDPDLIFPGQRITLDVSDTPQDGPKSGARPAAKPSRSSEPKQKTRPHQPAKPSHRSTSPHQVAKAQPKKTERAEKDSGLVAPVSATHVGTAYHQAGSWASGYHTGVDFPVPTGTSAKAVASGTVVSAGWAGAYGYEIVIRHSDGKYSQYAHLSALLVREGQHVSGGRRIARSGSTGNVTGPHLHFEIRTGPGYGSDVDPLSYLRAGGVNV; from the coding sequence ATGGCCGCGAACGGACGACACCGCAGATACCAGCCGAGCCGCATCAACCGCGCCTCGCTCACGGTCACGGTGGGCGGCGCGGGCATCGCGCTCCCTCTCGTCACCGCCGCCTCGGCGGGCGCCGCATCGGCCGATGTGTGGGACAAGGTCGCCGCCTGCGAGTCGACCGGCAACTGGCACATCAACTCGGGCAACGGCTACTTCGGCGGGCTGCAGTTCACCCGGTCGACCTGGGCGGCATACAGCGGCACGGTCTATGCCCCACGCGCCGATCTGGCCACCAGGGAACAGCAGATAACCGTCGCGGAGAAGGTGCTGGAGGGACAGGGCCCAGGTGCCTGGCCGACCTGCTCCGTAAGAGCGGGGCTGAAGCGGGGCGGCGGCGCCCCCGACATCACGCCTCGGTCGGAACGGGCCGGCGGTCCCGTCGATGCCTCATCGGCAACGACCTCCACGCCCAAGAAGGCGAACCCGAAGGCGAACAGGACGTCCGCGCCCGCCACCCCGACCACGGTGCCCGGCAAGCGCGACTCGTACACCGTCGCGCGCGGCGACTCCCTCTCCGGGATCGCGGCGACCGAGCATGTGCGAGGCGGCTGGCAGCGCCTTTACACGGCTAACCGGAAGGTTGTCGGCGACGACCCTGATCTGATCTTCCCGGGCCAGCGGATCACCCTGGATGTGTCCGACACCCCGCAGGACGGCCCGAAGAGCGGAGCCAGGCCCGCCGCGAAGCCGAGCCGGTCGTCCGAGCCGAAGCAGAAGACGCGTCCGCACCAGCCCGCGAAGCCGAGTCACCGGTCGACGAGTCCGCACCAGGTCGCGAAGGCGCAGCCGAAGAAGACCGAGCGGGCCGAGAAGGACTCCGGGCTCGTCGCGCCGGTGTCGGCGACCCATGTCGGCACCGCGTACCACCAGGCCGGTTCCTGGGCGAGCGGCTACCACACGGGCGTCGACTTCCCCGTCCCCACCGGCACCTCGGCCAAGGCGGTGGCCTCCGGCACGGTCGTTTCGGCAGGCTGGGCGGGGGCGTACGGCTACGAGATCGTCATCCGGCACAGCGACGGCAAGTACAGCCAGTACGCGCACCTGTCCGCGCTGCTGGTGCGCGAGGGCCAGCACGTCAGCGGCGGCCGGCGCATCGCCCGATCAGGTTCCACGGGCAATGTCACCGGACCGCACCTGCACTTCGAGATCCGTACGGGGCCCGGCTACGGCTCCGACGTCGATCCGCTGTCCTACCTCCGGGCGGGCGGCGTCAACGTCTGA
- a CDS encoding alpha/beta hydrolase family protein — MPDSKTANAQKTAGAPTTVVSAKPVVLSAPGRGEDLHVRVSAPATGGDLPVIVFSHGFGWSMNGYAPLADFWAARGFVVLQPTHLDSRTLGLAAEDPRTPRIWRFRIEDLTCVLDGLDILEASAPGLAGRLDHDRIAVAGHSWGAQTASTLLGARVLDSDGVPREDMSDARVKAGVLLALTGLGDDLTPFAAENFPFMRPSFDRMTTSALIVAGDNDQSHLSTRGPDWFTDPYTCSPGSKSLLTLLGAEHSLGGIAGYEVAETTDESPARVALIQQLTTVFLRSALYPEDTGWRAAAAALEEDPNPLGKLQSK, encoded by the coding sequence ATGCCCGACTCGAAAACCGCGAACGCGCAGAAGACGGCGGGTGCGCCCACCACGGTGGTATCCGCGAAGCCGGTCGTCCTGTCCGCCCCCGGTCGCGGTGAGGACCTCCATGTCCGCGTGTCCGCCCCCGCGACCGGCGGAGATCTGCCCGTCATCGTCTTCTCGCACGGCTTCGGCTGGTCGATGAACGGCTACGCCCCGCTGGCGGACTTCTGGGCCGCTCGCGGCTTTGTGGTCCTGCAGCCCACCCACCTCGACTCCAGGACGCTCGGCCTCGCCGCCGAGGACCCCCGCACGCCGCGGATCTGGCGCTTCCGCATCGAGGACCTCACGTGTGTACTGGACGGACTCGACATTCTGGAAGCTTCCGCGCCGGGCCTCGCCGGGCGCCTCGACCACGACCGCATCGCTGTGGCCGGCCACTCATGGGGAGCCCAGACGGCGAGCACGCTGCTGGGTGCGCGTGTCCTGGACTCCGATGGCGTTCCCCGAGAGGACATGTCCGATGCCCGGGTCAAGGCGGGTGTACTGCTCGCGTTGACCGGCCTGGGCGACGACCTGACCCCATTCGCCGCCGAGAACTTCCCTTTCATGAGGCCGTCCTTCGACAGGATGACCACGTCGGCTCTCATCGTCGCCGGGGACAACGACCAGTCCCACCTGTCCACTCGCGGACCGGACTGGTTCACCGACCCCTACACCTGCAGCCCCGGAAGCAAGAGCCTGCTCACGCTGCTCGGCGCCGAGCACTCGCTCGGGGGAATCGCCGGGTACGAGGTCGCCGAGACGACGGACGAGAGCCCCGCACGCGTCGCCCTGATCCAGCAACTCACCACGGTCTTCCTGCGCAGCGCCCTCTACCCCGAGGACACCGGCTGGCGGGCGGCGGCCGCCGCACTGGAGGAAGACCCCAACCCGCTGGGGAAGCTGCAGAGCAAGTAA
- a CDS encoding ROK family transcriptional regulator, translating into MVERTRRTVRDLRRANRARVLQRLYFDGPLSRQELGPATGLSSGSVSNVVAELAAEGLLEEAGIVGSDGGRPRTLLRVAPGGGLLIGIDIGETRVRVEIFDLSLTELARTERPLAQDGYDVERIVDHVGSGVTDVLREAGADARRLLGIGIGVPGIVERGGREGAVGEAPGAPGEVGAVVHGQTIGWRDVPFERLLRDAVDVPLDVPLFIDNGAKTLGQAEMWFGGGRGTEAAVIALFGSGVSACVNRGDILDEDRSSTALEWGHTTVQLRGRRCRCGSIGCLEAYAGAQAMRERWHEAGGPLPRDADDETALAALLAAAYPDADGPDPDPVALSILDETAECLGAALADLVNLFLPERILLGGWAGLLIGPHLIPDIRRHAQEYALRHPAARTTIEMGRLGPDAVTLGAATLPLAEFLTRGGSRRAADVPAARLLTAADVVRNRHRTPAP; encoded by the coding sequence ATGGTCGAGCGCACCAGACGGACCGTGCGCGACCTGCGGCGGGCCAATCGAGCGCGTGTGCTGCAACGTCTCTACTTCGACGGGCCGTTGAGCCGCCAGGAGCTCGGCCCCGCCACCGGGCTGAGTTCAGGATCCGTCAGCAACGTCGTCGCCGAGCTTGCCGCGGAGGGCCTCCTGGAGGAGGCCGGCATCGTCGGCTCCGACGGCGGCCGACCACGCACGCTGCTGCGCGTGGCGCCCGGCGGGGGACTTCTCATCGGCATCGACATCGGCGAGACCCGGGTCCGTGTCGAGATCTTCGACCTGTCGCTGACCGAACTCGCCCGCACGGAACGGCCGCTGGCCCAGGACGGCTACGACGTCGAGCGCATCGTCGACCATGTCGGCAGCGGCGTGACGGACGTGCTGCGGGAAGCGGGAGCGGACGCGCGACGGCTGCTCGGCATCGGTATCGGGGTACCGGGCATCGTCGAACGGGGCGGCCGAGAAGGGGCCGTTGGTGAGGCGCCTGGCGCACCGGGCGAAGTCGGCGCCGTTGTGCACGGTCAGACGATCGGCTGGCGCGATGTCCCCTTCGAACGGCTGCTGCGCGACGCGGTCGACGTACCGCTCGACGTTCCGCTGTTCATCGACAACGGCGCGAAGACGCTGGGCCAGGCCGAGATGTGGTTCGGCGGCGGACGCGGCACGGAGGCTGCCGTGATCGCCCTGTTCGGATCGGGTGTCAGTGCCTGCGTCAACCGCGGCGACATCCTCGACGAGGACCGCAGCAGCACGGCGCTGGAATGGGGCCACACGACGGTGCAGCTTCGTGGCCGCCGCTGCCGCTGCGGGTCCATCGGCTGCCTGGAGGCGTACGCGGGTGCGCAGGCCATGCGCGAACGCTGGCACGAGGCGGGCGGTCCGCTGCCCCGCGACGCCGACGACGAAACCGCGCTGGCAGCGCTCCTGGCCGCCGCGTACCCCGATGCCGACGGCCCGGATCCCGACCCGGTCGCGCTCTCCATCCTCGACGAGACCGCCGAATGCCTGGGCGCGGCTCTGGCCGACCTCGTCAACCTGTTCCTGCCCGAACGCATCCTGCTGGGCGGCTGGGCGGGGTTGCTGATCGGACCGCATCTGATTCCGGACATCCGTCGGCACGCGCAGGAGTACGCGCTCCGGCACCCGGCGGCCCGCACCACGATCGAGATGGGCCGGCTGGGCCCGGACGCGGTCACCCTCGGCGCGGCGACGCTCCCGCTGGCCGAATTCCTGACACGGGGCGGCAGCCGACGTGCGGCGGACGTGCCCGCGGCCCGGCTCCTCACGGCGGCCGACGTCGTACGCAACCGCCACCGCACCCCGGCACCATGA
- a CDS encoding TetR/AcrR family transcriptional regulator, which translates to MVRAGLTTDRVVEAAADLADSIGLDKVTVSALARGFGVKDASLYSHVRSVQDLRIRVALLAAGEFADRLGTAIAGRAGKDALVAFADAYRTFALERPGRYAATQIRLDPTVVAGSTAYHRTIEIIYAMLRAYDLTEPDFTDAVRLLRSTFHGYSALEASGGFGAPRDVQASWQQCVEALHVVLERWPSAQRGGEGENDG; encoded by the coding sequence ATGGTTCGCGCTGGTCTGACGACCGATCGCGTGGTGGAGGCGGCGGCCGATCTGGCGGACTCCATCGGTCTCGACAAGGTCACCGTATCCGCGCTGGCACGCGGCTTCGGGGTGAAGGACGCCAGCCTGTACTCCCACGTCAGGAGCGTGCAGGACCTGCGCATCCGGGTCGCGCTGCTGGCCGCGGGGGAGTTCGCCGACCGACTCGGCACGGCGATCGCCGGACGGGCCGGAAAGGACGCACTCGTCGCGTTCGCCGATGCCTACCGCACCTTCGCGCTGGAACGGCCGGGCCGGTACGCGGCGACCCAGATCCGGCTCGATCCCACCGTCGTCGCCGGGTCCACCGCGTACCACCGCACCATCGAGATCATCTACGCGATGCTGCGCGCCTACGACCTGACCGAACCCGACTTCACGGACGCCGTACGGCTGCTGCGCAGCACCTTCCACGGCTACAGCGCTCTGGAGGCCAGCGGCGGTTTCGGTGCCCCCCGCGACGTGCAGGCGTCCTGGCAGCAGTGCGTCGAGGCGCTGCACGTCGTGCTGGAGCGTTGGCCGTCCGCACAGCGGGGCGGGGAGGGGGAGAACGATGGATGA
- a CDS encoding TetR/AcrR family transcriptional regulator — protein sequence MDDSGQGPGSSARSKRKDARRNQQTLLDAAAAVFVASGVEAPVRDIAAKAGVGMGTIYRHFPTRADLVIAVYRHQVDACAEAGPALLAASPTPHAALGRWIDLFVDFLVTKHGLAAAMQGDGTGFETLHAYFLDRLLPVCTQLLEAAAASGEIHSDLDAYQLMRGIGNLCIGAESDPRYDVRRLVALLVAGLRRPC from the coding sequence GTGGACGACAGCGGCCAGGGCCCGGGAAGCTCAGCCAGGTCCAAGCGCAAGGACGCCCGGCGCAACCAGCAGACCCTGCTGGACGCGGCCGCCGCGGTCTTCGTCGCCTCGGGCGTGGAAGCGCCGGTGCGCGACATCGCGGCCAAGGCCGGCGTCGGGATGGGCACGATCTACCGTCACTTCCCCACCCGGGCGGACCTCGTCATCGCCGTCTACCGCCACCAGGTCGACGCCTGCGCCGAGGCCGGCCCGGCCCTGCTGGCGGCAAGCCCGACACCCCATGCAGCCCTGGGACGGTGGATCGACCTCTTCGTCGACTTCCTGGTCACCAAACACGGCCTGGCCGCCGCGATGCAGGGGGACGGCACCGGCTTCGAGACGCTGCACGCCTACTTCCTCGACCGCCTCCTGCCGGTGTGCACCCAGCTCCTCGAAGCTGCCGCTGCCTCGGGCGAGATCCACTCCGACCTGGACGCCTATCAACTCATGCGCGGCATCGGAAACCTCTGTATCGGTGCCGAGAGCGACCCGCGCTACGACGTGCGCCGACTGGTCGCACTCCTCGTCGCAGGACTACGCCGGCCGTGCTGA